A stretch of Dyella sp. BiH032 DNA encodes these proteins:
- a CDS encoding DUF3574 domain-containing protein codes for MPFQRALAGVLVLGLLTGCAAQPPTTSGATLQGDTAHPAATAGWVETRLYFGLGLVDKPDSGVSEQAWRTFLDQEVTSRFPDGLSVIDVYGQWQGKGQPSPERLRSKQLVIDYPDTPSNRAKVEAIRAAWKKRTGDQSVLRVTQPADVSF; via the coding sequence ATGCCATTTCAGCGCGCGCTTGCCGGTGTGCTCGTTCTCGGACTGCTGACGGGCTGCGCGGCGCAGCCACCCACGACCTCTGGCGCCACCTTGCAGGGCGACACCGCGCATCCCGCGGCGACGGCGGGTTGGGTGGAGACGCGGCTGTACTTCGGGCTCGGCCTGGTCGACAAACCCGATAGCGGGGTGAGCGAACAGGCGTGGCGCACCTTCCTGGACCAGGAAGTGACCAGCCGCTTTCCCGATGGCCTCAGCGTGATCGACGTGTATGGACAGTGGCAGGGCAAGGGGCAGCCTTCGCCCGAGCGGCTGCGCTCCAAGCAATTGGTGATCGACTATCCCGATACGCCGTCCAACCGCGCCAAGGTGGAAGCGATTCGCGCCGCATGGAAGAAGCGCACCGGCGATCAGTCGGTGTTGCGGGTGACGCAGCCGGCGGATGTTTCTTTCTGA
- a CDS encoding TonB-dependent receptor translates to MSAPLRKYRRTRLSAAIVLLVSAAQAQAWQSAGTGQARTLDQVVVTGVRASSRTALESPVPVDVLSQDDLRAAGAINGELGQALATLLPSFNFPRQSNSGGSDHVRAAQLRGLSPDQVLVLVNGKRFHTSALVNTDTKIGRGTTPVDFNAIPISAIKRVEVLRDGAGAQYGSDAIAGVVNIILDDAPEGGEVTATYGANHTHFSPADRTITDGNSSYGAAKFGTRLAGTGFFRAGIEAAHRDATNRAGLDTVPDWLADPTPANLALRGKRNYAAGDPKSENYSGWLNSELPLGDGARLYWFGTYTQRHTIGDNYFRYPDSSANVASIYPGGYRPESIGSNRDVQTAAGIRGKLADWNVDGSLNWGSNAFDYDLRHSLNASLGPDSPTYFHIGSYRFNQGSANLDGNREFAIGSRYLTLALGAEFRHEQFRTLPGDPASYAAGPYADAPVGAQAGGGLQPQDAARLSRNVRAAYAEVSSDLTDRFFVDAAARYEHYSDFGGNWSGKLSARWEFAPGFALRGAASNNFRAPSLSQIGFESTTSGYGADGKLVTGRILSVNNPIARGLGARPLKPETSRNVSVGLTGQVGSHFDFSLDAYQIDIDHRVTLSETIDSAGLEDYILQRFGVPGVQSVAFFTNAVDTRTRGAELVGNYRTPWAGGHLLLTLAYSHNHTDIRAVRATPPELEATGAGNVLFGDEERNTLVDAAPRQRGSFSANWSNRRWSLLGRVTRQGSTVRVFDFGGGFEPRQTYAARWQLDAEAELHLTPRFSVALGGYNLTNQYPTRSNDDINYAGNFPYDVISPIGVNGAYWYGRARYTF, encoded by the coding sequence ATGTCCGCCCCTCTCCGGAAGTACCGCCGCACCCGCCTGTCCGCCGCGATCGTCCTCCTCGTGTCCGCCGCCCAGGCGCAGGCCTGGCAGTCCGCCGGCACCGGACAGGCCCGCACGCTGGACCAGGTCGTGGTGACCGGCGTGCGCGCCAGCAGCCGCACCGCGCTCGAATCCCCGGTACCGGTGGACGTGCTGAGCCAGGACGATCTGCGCGCGGCCGGCGCCATCAACGGCGAGCTGGGCCAGGCACTGGCCACGCTCTTACCTTCGTTCAATTTCCCGCGCCAGTCCAACTCCGGCGGCTCCGACCACGTACGTGCTGCGCAGCTGCGCGGGCTATCGCCCGACCAGGTACTGGTGCTGGTCAACGGCAAGCGTTTCCACACTTCCGCGCTGGTCAACACCGACACCAAGATCGGACGCGGCACCACCCCGGTGGACTTCAACGCGATCCCCATCAGCGCGATCAAGCGCGTGGAAGTGCTGCGCGACGGCGCCGGCGCGCAATACGGTTCGGACGCCATCGCCGGCGTGGTCAATATCATCCTGGACGACGCTCCGGAGGGCGGCGAGGTCACTGCCACCTACGGCGCCAACCACACGCATTTCAGTCCGGCCGACCGCACCATCACCGACGGCAACAGCAGCTACGGCGCGGCGAAGTTCGGCACGCGCCTCGCCGGGACCGGTTTCTTCCGTGCCGGCATCGAGGCGGCTCATCGCGATGCCACCAACCGGGCCGGCCTCGACACCGTGCCGGACTGGCTGGCCGACCCCACGCCCGCCAACCTGGCCTTGCGCGGCAAGCGCAACTACGCCGCGGGCGACCCCAAGTCGGAAAACTACAGCGGCTGGCTCAACAGCGAACTGCCGCTGGGCGACGGCGCGCGGCTCTACTGGTTCGGCACGTACACGCAACGCCACACCATCGGCGACAACTATTTCCGCTACCCCGACAGCAGCGCCAACGTGGCGTCGATCTATCCCGGCGGCTATCGCCCGGAATCCATCGGCAGCAACCGCGACGTGCAGACCGCCGCCGGGATCCGCGGCAAGCTGGCTGACTGGAATGTGGACGGCAGCCTTAACTGGGGCAGCAACGCCTTCGATTACGACCTGCGGCATTCGCTCAATGCGTCGCTGGGTCCGGACAGCCCGACGTACTTCCATATCGGCAGCTATCGCTTCAACCAGGGCAGTGCCAACCTGGACGGCAACCGCGAGTTCGCCATCGGCAGCCGTTATCTCACCCTGGCGCTGGGCGCCGAGTTTCGCCACGAGCAGTTCCGCACCCTGCCAGGCGATCCGGCCTCCTATGCCGCGGGTCCGTACGCCGATGCCCCGGTCGGCGCACAGGCCGGCGGCGGTCTGCAGCCACAGGACGCCGCCCGCCTGTCGCGCAACGTGCGCGCGGCTTACGCGGAGGTCTCCAGCGATCTCACCGACCGCTTCTTCGTCGACGCCGCCGCACGCTACGAGCACTACAGCGACTTCGGCGGCAACTGGAGCGGCAAGCTCAGCGCGCGCTGGGAATTCGCTCCCGGCTTCGCCCTGCGTGGTGCCGCCTCCAACAACTTCCGCGCCCCCTCGCTGAGCCAGATCGGTTTCGAATCCACCACCAGCGGCTATGGCGCGGACGGCAAGCTGGTCACCGGCCGCATCCTGTCGGTGAACAACCCCATCGCGCGCGGCTTGGGGGCGCGGCCGCTGAAGCCGGAGACCTCGCGCAATGTCAGCGTGGGCCTGACCGGCCAGGTGGGCTCGCACTTCGACTTCAGCCTCGATGCCTACCAGATCGACATCGACCATCGCGTCACGCTGTCCGAGACCATCGACAGCGCGGGACTGGAGGACTACATCCTGCAGCGCTTCGGCGTACCCGGCGTGCAAAGCGTGGCGTTCTTCACCAACGCCGTGGACACCCGCACGCGCGGCGCCGAGCTGGTGGGCAACTACCGCACGCCCTGGGCCGGCGGCCATCTGCTGCTCACCCTTGCCTACAGCCACAACCACACCGACATCCGCGCCGTGCGCGCCACGCCGCCGGAACTCGAAGCCACCGGCGCGGGCAACGTGCTGTTCGGCGACGAGGAGCGCAACACCCTGGTCGACGCGGCGCCGCGGCAGCGAGGCTCCTTCAGCGCGAACTGGAGCAACCGCCGCTGGTCCCTGCTCGGCCGCGTCACCCGGCAGGGCTCGACCGTGCGCGTCTTCGATTTCGGCGGCGGCTTCGAACCGCGGCAGACCTACGCCGCCCGCTGGCAACTCGACGCCGAGGCAGAGCTGCACCTCACCCCGCGATTCAGCGTGGCGCTCGGCGGATACAACCTCACCAACCAGTACCCGACGCGCTCCAACGACGACATCAACTACGCCGGCAACTTCCCGTATGACGTCATTTCGCCGATCGGCGTGAATGGCGCGTATTGGTACGGACGCGCGCGCTATACGTTCTGA
- the recC gene encoding exodeoxyribonuclease V subunit gamma, which produces MTSTLALPLDVPIEPGLMVIHGNRLEDLRDLLVAWIQRTPLRPLEDELMLVQSNGIAQWLKLALARPPGEGGLGISAAVQVQLPGRFLWDAYRAVLGREAVPSTSPFDKSRLTWRLLRLIPRHLDDPDFRPLRDFLGERLDWRKRHQLAARIADLFDQYQVYRAHWLADWERGADVLADDWRGRRSPLPPGQRWQARLWRLLLDDVGPAARHSHRAAVHEAFVERAAALAARPARLPRRIVVFGISSLPLQTLEALTALARHCQVLLMVGNPCRHYWADIVEDRELLRGQQRRQPSKPGLPDEPRYEDLHLHANPLLAAWGKQGRDYIRLLDSFDQPERYRRRFAAWSPGIDLFTDPGRDTLLHQVQQAILDLEPLPADPAQRQPWRAGDGSLRFHVAHSAQREVEVLHDQLLALFERAEREGRPLAPRDVIVMVPDIQTYAPHVQAVFGRIPPDDPRHLPYSVADQPDRGAAPLLVALEHLLSLPESRFTVSDILDLLDVPALRRRFGFDDTGLPTLRRWIEGAGIRWGLDGAQKESLGLPPQAQNSWAFGLRRLLLGYAVGHGDTWHDTAPYGEVGGLDASLLGPLSRLLDQLEQSWRELRAPATPATWTARLRALLAAFFAADDNTDGDRLGRLDETLDAWQEACAEAALDEPLPLDIVREHWLESIDASRLSQRFMGGAVSFGTLMPMRAIPFRVVCLLGMNDGDYPRQQVPADFDLMAQPGQSLPGDRSRREDDRYLFLEALLSARDALHMSWIGRSARDNTPLPPSVLIGQLRDYLAAGWRTAEGDGELLAELTVEYPLQPFSRRYFGADRDPRIFTYAREWQQAHRLAAAPDGPTELAPWQPEAPLALAQLQSFLARPVRFFFNQRLKVYLGGEEAEAPDDEPFALDGLERHQAIQAALQAAIASPEAPPATVDAAVRRLGEQGRLPVGGFGELWRENIAGEARALATQWQAADLRWPRVDDKFELHHAAHGLVLEDWLADLRRPGPGQAGTDYVRLELVQGALRSARTRTLRLDKLIGPWVAHLFAHAGGMTVETRVVALDAQACFPALPPDLARQLLDDLLGALQAGMRAPLPMSRKAAFAWIQCEREGKDAAAAARQCYDRDDSGQRTAEVDEDAYLQRAWPDFQAMLDAGFTRWLPPYRALADSLRTGDEA; this is translated from the coding sequence GTGACGAGCACCCTGGCACTGCCACTCGACGTCCCGATCGAGCCGGGCCTGATGGTCATCCATGGCAACCGCCTGGAGGACCTGCGCGATCTGCTGGTCGCCTGGATCCAGCGCACGCCGCTGCGCCCGCTCGAAGACGAACTCATGCTGGTGCAGAGCAACGGCATTGCGCAGTGGCTGAAGCTGGCCCTGGCGCGACCGCCGGGCGAAGGTGGCCTGGGCATCAGCGCGGCGGTGCAGGTGCAGCTGCCGGGCCGCTTCTTGTGGGACGCGTATCGCGCGGTGCTTGGCCGCGAGGCCGTGCCGTCGACGTCGCCGTTCGACAAGTCGCGCCTCACCTGGCGCCTGCTGCGATTGATCCCGCGCCACCTGGACGATCCCGACTTCCGCCCCCTGCGCGACTTCCTCGGCGAACGCCTGGACTGGCGCAAGCGCCATCAGCTCGCCGCGCGCATCGCCGACCTGTTCGACCAGTACCAGGTCTACCGCGCGCATTGGCTCGCCGACTGGGAACGCGGCGCCGACGTGCTGGCCGACGATTGGCGTGGCCGCCGCTCGCCGCTTCCGCCGGGCCAGCGCTGGCAGGCGCGGCTGTGGCGCCTGCTGCTGGACGACGTCGGCCCGGCGGCACGCCACAGTCATCGCGCGGCCGTACACGAGGCCTTCGTCGAACGTGCCGCCGCGCTCGCCGCGCGTCCGGCGCGGCTGCCGCGCCGCATCGTGGTGTTCGGCATTTCCTCGCTGCCGCTGCAGACGCTCGAAGCACTCACCGCGCTGGCCCGGCATTGCCAAGTGCTGCTGATGGTAGGCAACCCCTGCCGCCACTATTGGGCCGACATCGTCGAGGACCGCGAACTGCTGCGCGGACAGCAGCGCCGCCAGCCAAGCAAGCCCGGGCTGCCCGACGAACCGCGCTATGAGGACCTCCACCTGCACGCGAACCCGTTGCTCGCTGCCTGGGGCAAGCAGGGTCGCGACTACATCCGGCTGCTCGACAGCTTCGACCAGCCGGAACGCTATCGCCGCCGCTTCGCCGCCTGGAGCCCCGGCATCGACCTGTTCACCGACCCGGGCCGCGACACGCTGCTGCACCAGGTGCAGCAGGCCATCCTCGACCTGGAACCCTTGCCGGCCGATCCCGCGCAGCGCCAACCCTGGCGTGCCGGCGACGGTTCGCTGCGCTTCCACGTCGCGCACAGTGCGCAGCGCGAGGTGGAGGTCCTGCACGACCAACTGCTCGCCTTGTTCGAGCGTGCCGAACGCGAGGGCCGTCCGTTGGCGCCGCGTGACGTGATCGTGATGGTGCCCGACATCCAGACCTACGCGCCGCACGTGCAGGCGGTGTTCGGCCGCATTCCGCCGGACGACCCGCGCCACCTGCCCTATTCAGTAGCCGACCAACCAGACCGCGGCGCGGCGCCGCTGCTGGTCGCGCTAGAGCACCTGCTGTCGTTGCCCGAATCACGCTTCACGGTGAGCGACATCCTCGACCTGCTCGACGTACCGGCGCTGCGCCGCCGCTTCGGCTTCGACGACACCGGCCTGCCCACGCTGCGGCGCTGGATCGAGGGCGCCGGCATCCGCTGGGGCCTCGACGGTGCGCAGAAGGAAAGCCTCGGCCTGCCGCCGCAGGCGCAGAATAGTTGGGCGTTCGGCCTGCGCCGCCTGCTGCTCGGCTATGCGGTGGGCCATGGCGACACATGGCACGACACCGCGCCCTATGGCGAAGTCGGCGGCCTCGACGCCAGCCTGCTCGGCCCGCTCAGCCGCCTGCTCGACCAGCTGGAACAGAGCTGGCGCGAACTGCGCGCGCCCGCCACGCCGGCGACCTGGACGGCGCGCCTGCGCGCCTTGCTCGCCGCCTTCTTCGCCGCCGACGACAACACCGATGGCGACCGCCTCGGCCGCCTCGACGAGACGCTGGACGCCTGGCAGGAGGCCTGCGCGGAAGCGGCGCTGGACGAGCCGTTGCCGCTGGACATCGTGCGCGAGCACTGGTTGGAAAGCATCGACGCCAGTCGCCTCTCGCAGCGCTTCATGGGCGGTGCGGTGAGCTTCGGCACGCTGATGCCGATGCGCGCGATTCCGTTCCGCGTGGTGTGCCTGCTGGGCATGAACGACGGCGACTATCCGCGCCAGCAGGTGCCGGCCGATTTCGACCTGATGGCGCAGCCGGGCCAGTCGTTGCCGGGCGACCGCTCCCGCCGCGAAGACGACCGCTATCTGTTCCTGGAAGCGCTGCTTTCGGCGCGCGATGCACTGCACATGAGCTGGATCGGCCGCAGCGCCCGCGACAACACGCCGTTGCCGCCATCGGTACTGATCGGCCAGCTGCGCGACTATCTCGCCGCCGGCTGGCGCACGGCCGAAGGCGACGGCGAGCTGCTGGCCGAACTGACCGTCGAGTATCCGCTGCAGCCTTTCAGCCGCCGCTATTTCGGCGCCGACCGCGATCCGCGCATCTTCACCTATGCACGCGAATGGCAGCAGGCGCATCGCCTGGCGGCGGCGCCGGATGGCCCCACGGAACTCGCCCCCTGGCAGCCGGAGGCGCCGCTCGCGCTCGCGCAGTTGCAGTCTTTCCTCGCCCGCCCGGTGCGCTTCTTCTTCAATCAGCGGCTGAAGGTCTATCTCGGCGGCGAGGAGGCGGAGGCACCGGACGATGAACCCTTCGCGCTCGACGGCCTGGAACGCCACCAGGCGATCCAGGCCGCGCTGCAGGCGGCCATCGCCTCGCCCGAAGCACCTCCGGCGACGGTGGATGCGGCGGTGCGCCGGCTCGGCGAACAGGGCCGGCTGCCGGTCGGCGGTTTCGGCGAACTGTGGCGCGAGAACATCGCCGGCGAAGCACGCGCGCTCGCCACGCAATGGCAGGCCGCCGACCTGCGCTGGCCGCGCGTGGACGACAAGTTCGAGCTGCACCACGCGGCACACGGCCTCGTACTGGAAGATTGGCTGGCCGATCTGCGCCGCCCTGGGCCAGGACAAGCCGGCACGGACTACGTGCGCCTGGAACTGGTCCAGGGCGCCTTGCGCTCGGCGCGCACGCGCACCCTGCGGCTCGACAAGCTCATCGGCCCCTGGGTGGCCCACCTGTTCGCCCACGCCGGCGGTATGACGGTGGAAACGCGCGTCGTCGCGCTCGACGCGCAGGCGTGTTTCCCCGCCTTGCCGCCGGACCTGGCGCGGCAGCTGCTGGACGATCTGCTCGGCGCGCTCCAGGCCGGCATGCGCGCGCCGCTGCCGATGTCGCGCAAGGCGGCGTTCGCCTGGATCCAGTGCGAGCGCGAAGGCAAGGACGCGGCCGCAGCCGCGCGCCAGTGCTACGACCGCGACGACAGCGGACAGCGCACCGCCGAGGTGGACGAAGACGCCTACCTGCAGCGCGCATGGCCGGATTTCCAGGCGATGCTAGACGCTGGCTTCACGCGCTGGCTGCCGCCCTATCGCGCGCTGGCCGATAGCTTGCGCACCGGGGACGAAGCATGA